The following are from one region of the Achromobacter xylosoxidans genome:
- a CDS encoding TonB-dependent siderophore receptor, with the protein MGRGLLKDALAGGALTAGMQLRAMPVMVACALAALASPAAVHAQQQAQVDFSIPAQPLEHALRLFSEQSRHQVLFDEAVVAGKPAPAVNGRLTPREALDQLLAGANVRVNSARPNVYTLTAIGQSSGDAVTLQSVTVSGSGVGNPTTEGTGSYTSDAITISKMTQSVRETPQSVSVLTRQLLDDKNLTTLDEALAQTTGVTKTARNFGNHKFSIRGFTVDDNNYLVDGVAGVVYAPVGWLPIDTAVFDRVEVLRGAAGLMLGSADPSGAINMVRKRPRGEGHFEGSTTVGSWNNYRMELDGGGPLNESGTVRGRLVTAYQDRHYFYDGTKSKSPLVYGVIDADLGRDTTLTFGARHQATDTDGYWLFGLPRYTDGGALDVSRSTSLIQDWNRQKGQVNEVFAEAEHRFDKDWKLRLSLNHTEVDLDQRVAIPIGGVDRATGVGSSFYTIYFNNARVKSDGIDLNTTGSFQALGGTHQILLGTSWSRQRVNQKSANLDSDSPINVYHPDHSSIPEPARPAWDSKETSQLEQTSLYGSMRLQLAEPLHLLLGGKFSWLKYRSDDGLTGARTRDYEQKHEFTPYAGLVYDLDQQWSVYTSYADTYQPQSTYVTSSGKPLDPSIGANYEAGVKGELYDGRLNVSAAVFAVKKSGIAVEDMSAPGNCPGSLASPNCYRNGGTLRSKGFELEASGELSPGWQVMAGYTYVTSRDDEGETISAETPRHLFRLSTTYQLPGRWNAFSVGGGVSAQSGYSYKAYDDMSVRMGAPGRAVWDLRAGYRINKHWSASLNVANVFDKDYYGMVSQIRRGNHYGEPRNVMLTLRGTL; encoded by the coding sequence ATGGGACGGGGATTGTTGAAGGACGCGCTGGCTGGCGGCGCGTTGACGGCGGGCATGCAACTCAGGGCCATGCCGGTGATGGTGGCGTGCGCGCTGGCCGCCCTGGCGTCGCCCGCTGCGGTGCACGCGCAGCAGCAGGCGCAGGTGGATTTCAGCATTCCGGCTCAACCGCTGGAACATGCCTTGAGGCTGTTTTCGGAACAGTCCCGGCATCAGGTGCTGTTCGATGAGGCCGTGGTGGCGGGCAAGCCCGCGCCAGCGGTCAATGGCCGCCTTACGCCGCGGGAGGCGCTGGATCAGTTGCTGGCCGGCGCCAATGTGCGCGTGAACAGCGCCAGACCGAACGTGTACACCTTGACGGCCATCGGGCAATCGTCGGGCGATGCGGTGACGCTGCAGTCGGTGACGGTCAGCGGCAGCGGCGTGGGCAATCCGACCACCGAAGGAACCGGCTCGTACACGAGCGACGCCATCACGATCAGCAAGATGACGCAGTCGGTCAGGGAAACGCCGCAGTCGGTCAGCGTGCTCACGCGCCAGTTGCTGGACGACAAGAACCTGACCACCCTGGACGAGGCGCTGGCGCAGACCACCGGCGTGACGAAGACGGCCAGAAACTTCGGCAACCACAAGTTCTCGATACGCGGCTTCACCGTCGACGACAACAACTATCTGGTCGATGGCGTGGCCGGGGTGGTCTATGCCCCGGTAGGCTGGCTGCCCATCGACACCGCGGTATTCGACCGGGTCGAAGTGCTGCGCGGCGCGGCCGGCTTGATGCTGGGCTCGGCGGACCCCAGCGGCGCGATCAACATGGTGCGCAAGCGCCCGCGCGGCGAAGGCCATTTCGAGGGCTCCACCACGGTCGGATCCTGGAACAACTACCGCATGGAACTTGATGGCGGCGGCCCGCTCAACGAGTCCGGCACGGTGCGCGGCCGCCTGGTGACCGCTTATCAGGACCGCCATTACTTCTACGATGGCACGAAGTCGAAATCGCCCCTGGTCTACGGCGTGATCGACGCCGATCTCGGGCGCGACACCACGCTGACGTTCGGGGCGCGCCACCAGGCCACCGACACGGACGGCTATTGGCTGTTCGGCCTGCCGCGCTATACCGATGGCGGCGCGCTGGACGTTTCACGCTCGACCTCGCTGATCCAGGACTGGAACCGGCAGAAGGGCCAGGTGAACGAAGTGTTCGCCGAAGCCGAGCACCGGTTCGACAAGGACTGGAAGCTGCGCCTGTCTCTCAACCACACCGAGGTGGACCTGGACCAGCGCGTGGCCATTCCGATCGGCGGCGTGGATCGGGCGACTGGCGTCGGTTCGAGCTTCTACACCATCTACTTCAACAATGCGCGGGTGAAGAGCGATGGCATCGATCTGAACACGACGGGCAGTTTCCAGGCGCTGGGCGGCACGCACCAGATTCTGCTTGGCACCAGCTGGTCGCGCCAGCGCGTCAATCAGAAGTCGGCGAATCTGGACAGCGACTCGCCCATCAACGTGTACCACCCGGACCATTCCTCCATCCCTGAGCCGGCGCGTCCAGCGTGGGACAGCAAGGAGACCTCGCAGTTGGAGCAGACCAGCCTGTACGGCAGCATGCGCCTGCAACTGGCGGAGCCACTGCATTTGCTGCTGGGCGGCAAGTTCAGCTGGCTGAAGTACCGGTCCGACGACGGGCTGACGGGCGCGAGAACCCGGGACTATGAGCAGAAGCATGAATTCACGCCCTATGCCGGACTGGTCTACGACCTGGACCAGCAATGGTCGGTCTACACCAGCTACGCCGACACCTACCAGCCGCAGAGCACCTACGTAACGTCTTCGGGCAAGCCGCTGGACCCGTCCATCGGCGCCAATTATGAGGCGGGGGTGAAGGGCGAACTCTACGACGGACGCCTGAACGTATCCGCCGCGGTATTCGCGGTGAAGAAGTCCGGCATCGCCGTGGAGGACATGTCTGCCCCTGGCAACTGCCCGGGTTCGCTGGCCTCGCCCAATTGCTATCGCAACGGCGGCACCCTGCGCAGCAAGGGCTTTGAACTGGAAGCCAGCGGGGAATTGTCGCCGGGCTGGCAGGTGATGGCCGGCTACACCTACGTCACCAGCCGCGACGACGAAGGCGAAACGATCAGCGCGGAAACGCCGCGCCATCTGTTCCGCCTGTCCACCACCTACCAGTTGCCGGGCCGTTGGAATGCCTTCAGCGTCGGCGGCGGCGTGTCGGCGCAAAGCGGCTACTCGTACAAGGCCTACGACGACATGTCGGTGCGGATGGGCGCGCCCGGCCGCGCGGTGTGGGATTTGCGCGCGGGCTATCGCATCAACAAGCACTGGTCCGCCAGCCTGAACGTGGCGAACGTGTTCGACAAGGACTACTACGGCATGGTCAGCCAGATC
- a CDS encoding FecR family protein — MTDPSSSASPDTLALHEAAAEWLVRRQDASWSDADEEELHAWLAARPAHRQAYSRVSRTWEDLSQAPRPALASDAQAANRSSPRLPRRASRKASVRPGFWGALLGQPGFSKTFAAACAALVVGGGYGWYRWDNTPGYVLSVSTAAGEVRQLDLPDGSHVALNFGSTLEVRYYPRRRELVLNQGEGFFDVAPDAGRPFTVDARRSRITVVGTAFNVRNTPEEVIVKVSHGRVRVQPDRDQARPELSLGAEQGVTLDARNATHQAVTAVPDGVGGWRTGRLVYRRTPLGEVAQEVAQYLGKPVALDNPGLKSLPVSGFAATNAPAAFLEALPDLLPVQVKRAPDGGYLILDR, encoded by the coding sequence ATGACCGACCCGTCTTCCTCTGCCTCGCCGGACACGCTTGCCCTGCACGAAGCGGCGGCCGAGTGGCTGGTGCGCCGCCAGGACGCCAGCTGGTCGGACGCCGATGAAGAGGAGCTGCATGCCTGGCTGGCCGCGCGGCCCGCGCATCGGCAGGCCTATTCGCGGGTATCGCGAACCTGGGAAGACCTGTCGCAGGCGCCGCGGCCCGCCTTGGCCTCCGACGCGCAGGCCGCCAACCGTTCATCGCCGCGCTTGCCGCGCCGCGCTTCGCGGAAGGCCTCCGTCCGGCCGGGCTTCTGGGGCGCGCTGTTGGGGCAACCGGGTTTCTCCAAGACCTTCGCCGCCGCCTGTGCGGCGCTGGTGGTGGGCGGCGGCTACGGCTGGTATCGCTGGGACAACACGCCCGGCTATGTACTGAGCGTGAGCACCGCCGCGGGAGAGGTGCGTCAGCTGGACCTGCCCGACGGCTCGCATGTCGCGTTGAATTTCGGCAGCACGCTGGAGGTCCGCTACTACCCGCGGCGCCGCGAGCTGGTGTTGAACCAGGGCGAAGGGTTTTTTGACGTGGCGCCGGACGCCGGCCGGCCATTTACCGTCGATGCCCGCCGCAGCAGGATCACCGTGGTGGGCACGGCCTTCAATGTGCGCAACACGCCCGAGGAAGTCATCGTCAAGGTGTCGCACGGCCGCGTGCGCGTGCAACCCGACCGCGACCAGGCCAGGCCGGAGCTGTCGCTGGGCGCGGAACAAGGCGTGACCCTGGATGCGCGCAACGCCACCCATCAGGCGGTGACGGCGGTGCCGGACGGGGTGGGCGGATGGCGCACTGGCCGTCTGGTGTACCGGCGCACGCCGCTGGGCGAAGTGGCCCAGGAAGTTGCGCAGTACTTGGGCAAGCCGGTGGCGCTGGACAACCCGGGCCTGAAGTCCCTGCCGGTCTCGGGCTTTGCCGCGACCAATGCGCCCGCCGCATTCCTGGAAGCCCTGCCGGATCTGCTGCCGGTGCAGGTCAAGCGCGCGCCCGACGGCGGCTACCTGATCCTGGATCGCTGA
- a CDS encoding RNA polymerase sigma factor encodes MSRNPLLASDTTPASADDKNGDSSAIAKAYARWRLPLMRGLARFKGSIGSAEDALHDGVVKWVAANPALDSSDEQGAYLRRTVLNGVADEFRERKAGRRLQTVSLDEAEEGVQAMAAGDAACPMRAAAHQQRLARLGEALQELPERQREAFVLCRFDGLTQDEVAARMQISRRMVVKHLARAIAYCEVRVHYATVAQMQQLHRPAGGDAGLDNNNNSDAASS; translated from the coding sequence ATGAGCCGCAACCCTTTGCTGGCGTCCGACACGACACCCGCATCCGCCGACGACAAGAACGGAGATTCCAGCGCGATCGCCAAAGCCTACGCGCGCTGGCGCTTGCCGCTCATGCGCGGCCTGGCGCGGTTCAAGGGCAGCATAGGCAGCGCCGAAGACGCGTTGCACGATGGCGTCGTCAAATGGGTGGCGGCGAATCCCGCGCTGGACTCTTCCGATGAACAGGGCGCCTACCTGCGCAGGACGGTGTTGAACGGCGTGGCGGACGAATTCCGCGAACGCAAGGCAGGCCGGCGCTTGCAGACGGTGTCGCTCGATGAAGCGGAAGAGGGCGTGCAGGCCATGGCGGCGGGCGATGCGGCGTGTCCCATGCGCGCGGCCGCGCATCAGCAACGGCTTGCGCGCCTGGGCGAAGCCTTGCAGGAACTCCCCGAACGCCAGCGTGAAGCCTTTGTGCTGTGCCGTTTCGATGGATTGACTCAGGACGAAGTCGCTGCCCGCATGCAGATATCGCGGCGCATGGTCGTCAAGCATCTGGCGCGGGCCATCGCGTACTGCGAGGTCCGCGTGCACTATGCTACGGTTGCGCAGATGCAGCAATTGCATCGGCCTGCTGGCGGCGATGCCGGCCTGGACAATAACAACAACAGCGACGCTGCCTCGTCATGA
- a CDS encoding YMGG-like glycine zipper-containing protein — MKKSIRPCTATLLSLFCLCAGAQTVTPLKGQSPQTTQQDISACQALSGSGASASTNDPKSGGRVRGAAAGAAAGAAVAGVRGNQHEEVYDRMSDDAKQQYRQNQAKDAAAAGMVVGGSRQRQDRRQDRAEASQQNAAAASAYSNCMQQRGYQVAP, encoded by the coding sequence ATGAAAAAGTCCATACGCCCCTGTACCGCGACGCTGCTTTCCCTGTTCTGCCTGTGCGCCGGCGCACAGACGGTAACGCCGCTCAAAGGGCAGTCGCCCCAAACCACCCAGCAGGACATCAGCGCATGCCAGGCTTTGTCAGGCAGCGGCGCCAGCGCCAGCACGAACGATCCTAAATCCGGCGGACGGGTCCGTGGCGCCGCCGCGGGCGCGGCAGCAGGTGCGGCAGTAGCCGGCGTGCGCGGCAATCAGCACGAGGAGGTCTACGACCGGATGAGCGACGACGCCAAGCAGCAGTACCGGCAGAACCAGGCGAAAGACGCGGCGGCGGCAGGGATGGTCGTGGGCGGTTCGCGGCAACGCCAGGACCGCCGCCAGGATCGCGCCGAAGCGTCGCAGCAGAATGCGGCAGCGGCCTCCGCGTACAGCAATTGCATGCAGCAGCGCGGGTATCAAGTGGCGCCGTGA
- a CDS encoding GAF domain-containing protein, giving the protein MSALTLLAVRRVLDGGIPPTLCSVSADGIPHVNLLSHVEYVDGCHVALTFQFFNRSRENILATGRASLMVEDPCTGASLALQLRYLRTETEGPVFERLRAKLAGIAAHTGMEHVFRLRGADIYEVLDIQPMHAGASLPTLQPRCDLAAGARAVSARLAECDELSLLPQVAMDGLRRDLAVSHAILWLLDEQRQTLYALASMGYAQQGVGAEVPLAEAGLAGVAAREGVALRIGHMARMYRYGRTLHEMASGLGPIEGLPIALPGLATPCSQLAVPLRARGRTVGALLVESESDQFFGYDDEDALAVLCAQLAQALVTLQGAELDAGAPLPQETPIGLAAHPGAPLSLRYFPRDGTVFIDGQYLIKGVAGAILWKLACDAQRHGRWGFSTRELRLAGSALGLPDVQDNLGVRLLLLQRRLADWGGPLQIRKLRRGCYELVPGRALSLESAGGVPA; this is encoded by the coding sequence ATGAGCGCATTGACCCTGCTGGCGGTCCGACGTGTCCTGGATGGCGGCATTCCGCCCACCTTGTGCAGCGTCTCGGCCGATGGCATCCCCCATGTCAATCTGCTGTCGCACGTGGAGTACGTGGATGGCTGCCACGTGGCCTTGACCTTCCAGTTCTTCAACCGCAGCCGCGAGAACATTCTCGCCACCGGGCGTGCCAGCCTGATGGTGGAGGACCCTTGCACCGGGGCCAGCCTGGCTCTGCAATTGCGTTATCTGCGCACCGAAACCGAAGGCCCGGTGTTCGAGCGCCTGCGCGCCAAGCTGGCCGGCATTGCCGCGCATACCGGCATGGAACACGTGTTCCGGCTGCGCGGCGCCGACATCTACGAGGTGCTGGACATCCAGCCCATGCACGCCGGCGCGTCGCTGCCGACGCTGCAGCCGCGCTGCGATCTGGCCGCCGGCGCGCGGGCCGTGTCGGCACGGCTTGCCGAGTGCGACGAGCTTAGCCTGTTGCCCCAGGTCGCCATGGATGGCTTGCGCCGCGACCTGGCGGTGAGCCATGCCATCCTCTGGTTGCTGGATGAGCAGCGCCAGACCCTGTATGCCTTGGCCAGCATGGGTTATGCGCAGCAGGGCGTGGGCGCCGAAGTGCCGCTGGCCGAAGCCGGCCTGGCGGGCGTAGCCGCGCGCGAAGGCGTGGCGCTGCGCATCGGCCATATGGCGCGCATGTACCGGTACGGCCGCACCCTGCACGAGATGGCCAGCGGCTTGGGCCCGATCGAAGGCCTGCCCATCGCGCTGCCCGGCCTGGCCACCCCTTGTAGCCAGTTGGCCGTCCCGCTGCGCGCGCGGGGGCGCACAGTGGGCGCGCTGCTGGTCGAAAGCGAGAGCGACCAGTTCTTCGGGTATGACGACGAGGATGCCTTAGCGGTATTGTGCGCGCAGCTGGCGCAAGCCCTGGTAACGCTGCAAGGCGCCGAGCTGGATGCAGGCGCTCCGCTGCCGCAGGAGACGCCGATCGGGCTGGCGGCGCACCCGGGCGCGCCTCTCAGCCTGCGCTACTTTCCGCGCGACGGCACGGTCTTCATCGACGGGCAATACCTGATCAAGGGCGTGGCGGGAGCGATTCTGTGGAAGCTGGCCTGCGATGCGCAGCGCCACGGCCGCTGGGGCTTTTCCACGCGCGAACTGCGGCTGGCCGGAAGCGCCCTGGGACTGCCCGATGTGCAGGACAACCTGGGCGTGCGCCTGTTGCTATTGCAGCGCCGCCTGGCGGATTGGGGCGGACCCTTGCAGATCCGCAAGCTGCGCCGCGGCTGCTATGAATTGGTGCCGGGCAGGGCGCTGTCGCTGGAATCCGCGGGCGGGGTTCCGGCCTGA
- a CDS encoding pyridoxamine 5'-phosphate oxidase family protein codes for MPILPAEWILCLPMLPSLRLGSCDRDGNPHVCRALAADTLPDGRMLVLVAENAAPRVVAAIRETAQVAMLATSPRTNRTLHLKGRDARVEAALPAHAELLALRRNTLTRELAEVDGFAGAPFLDHWYGVAVHELVALRFTVAGAWNQTPGPHAGQAVELEPGP; via the coding sequence GTGCCCATACTGCCCGCCGAATGGATCCTGTGCCTGCCCATGCTGCCTTCGCTGCGGCTGGGCAGTTGCGATCGAGACGGCAATCCCCATGTCTGCAGAGCCCTGGCCGCCGATACGCTGCCGGACGGCCGCATGCTGGTGCTGGTGGCGGAAAATGCCGCTCCCCGGGTCGTGGCCGCCATCCGCGAAACCGCGCAGGTCGCCATGCTGGCCACCTCGCCCCGCACGAACCGCACGCTGCATCTCAAAGGCCGCGACGCCCGCGTCGAAGCCGCCTTGCCCGCGCATGCCGAATTGCTGGCATTGCGGCGCAACACGCTGACCCGGGAGCTCGCCGAAGTCGACGGTTTCGCGGGGGCGCCTTTCCTGGACCACTGGTACGGCGTAGCCGTGCACGAATTGGTGGCGTTGCGCTTTACCGTGGCGGGAGCCTGGAACCAGACGCCGGGTCCGCATGCCGGGCAGGCAGTGGAACTGGAGCCTGGCCCATGA
- a CDS encoding hemerythrin domain-containing protein: MNCNTEAQYFPTSSAGMPPRMDIYVGIHKALRAMMLDTLQAVGRVDTADPAETRAACERVQALADICASHLGHENDFLHAAMEARRPGSSGRIAAEHVEHLAAIARLRAAASALLAAGCGATQAEAALLLYRQLALFVGENFAHMHVEETQHNQVLWSCYSDDELRALEGAIVASLPPAENLCIMRWMVPAMTPAERAELLAGVRAAAPAPVYAAVLDAVRPHLTRADWVKLTRALTPSDTAVRIVA; encoded by the coding sequence ATGAACTGCAATACCGAAGCCCAGTATTTCCCTACGTCCAGCGCCGGCATGCCCCCGCGCATGGACATCTATGTCGGCATCCACAAGGCCTTGCGCGCCATGATGCTGGACACGCTGCAGGCCGTGGGCCGCGTCGACACGGCCGACCCCGCCGAAACGCGCGCGGCATGCGAACGCGTGCAGGCGCTGGCCGACATCTGCGCCAGCCACCTGGGACATGAAAACGATTTTTTGCATGCGGCGATGGAAGCGCGCCGCCCCGGATCCAGCGGGCGCATCGCCGCGGAGCATGTCGAACACCTTGCGGCAATTGCCCGCTTGCGCGCCGCGGCCTCCGCCCTGCTTGCAGCCGGCTGTGGCGCAACGCAAGCAGAAGCCGCGCTGCTGCTGTACCGGCAACTGGCGCTGTTCGTCGGCGAGAACTTCGCCCATATGCACGTGGAGGAAACGCAGCACAACCAGGTATTGTGGTCTTGCTACAGCGACGATGAGCTGCGCGCGCTGGAAGGCGCCATCGTGGCATCGCTGCCGCCGGCCGAGAACCTTTGCATCATGCGCTGGATGGTTCCGGCCATGACGCCCGCCGAGCGCGCCGAACTGCTGGCAGGCGTACGGGCTGCCGCGCCCGCGCCTGTCTACGCCGCCGTGCTCGACGCGGTGCGGCCGCATCTGACTCGCGCGGATTGGGTCAAGCTGACCCGTGCGCTGACACCATCCGACACCGCTGTGCGGATCGTGGCCTGA
- a CDS encoding DUF4189 domain-containing protein produces MMLARLLVQFRSTVAALAGAGALALGLAAAPAAHADTLYGAVATDEAHAKLYWVMPETSTKEAQDAALAKCNKAGGKGCKSVTSFSDSCVAFSRNSRDDLFWGASVSSEVAAKKAIRTCTNDSADGKCKLAVMPLCVGPGYSEADLKAPDSATPAQLEALSAKLDSRGYWGSVAEKDSGQLTYADGYPSEKEAVDALLKWEDCVGCRTVLTYTDTCVGMAWGKGSKGRGTSFTAKNPDPVAARNEARATCDAKSGGLTCVAFVRCSGRAYISGYKGEDEKAN; encoded by the coding sequence ATGATGCTCGCGCGATTGCTCGTTCAGTTCCGTTCCACCGTGGCCGCATTGGCCGGCGCAGGCGCGCTGGCGCTGGGCCTGGCCGCTGCGCCCGCGGCGCATGCCGACACGCTGTACGGCGCCGTGGCCACCGACGAAGCGCACGCCAAGCTGTATTGGGTCATGCCCGAAACTTCCACCAAGGAAGCGCAGGACGCCGCGCTGGCCAAGTGCAACAAGGCCGGCGGCAAGGGCTGCAAGAGCGTGACCTCATTCTCCGACAGCTGCGTGGCGTTCTCGCGCAATTCGCGCGACGACCTGTTCTGGGGTGCCAGCGTGTCTTCCGAGGTCGCCGCGAAGAAGGCTATCCGCACCTGCACCAACGACAGCGCCGACGGCAAGTGCAAGCTTGCCGTCATGCCCCTGTGCGTTGGCCCCGGCTACAGCGAAGCCGACCTGAAGGCGCCCGACAGCGCCACGCCAGCCCAGCTCGAAGCCCTGTCGGCCAAGCTGGATTCGCGCGGCTACTGGGGCTCCGTGGCCGAGAAGGACTCGGGCCAGCTGACCTATGCCGACGGCTACCCGAGCGAGAAGGAAGCGGTCGACGCCTTGCTCAAGTGGGAAGACTGCGTGGGCTGCCGCACGGTGCTCACCTATACCGACACCTGCGTCGGCATGGCCTGGGGCAAGGGCAGCAAGGGCCGCGGCACCAGCTTTACCGCGAAGAATCCAGATCCGGTGGCCGCGCGCAACGAGGCGCGCGCCACCTGCGACGCCAAGAGCGGCGGCCTGACCTGCGTGGCCTTCGTGCGCTGCTCGGGGCGCGCCTATATCAGCGGTTACAAGGGCGAGGACGAAAAGGCGAATTGA
- a CDS encoding N-acetylmuramoyl-L-alanine amidase, with protein MDPKSFHFILPADKRPSFSPLNEEVHPDFGWLTANRARSRGADVFAVIDTIVIHATAGYATQHAIDTWKDRKASAHWIVPDEDEPQHGHFVWSVVAEAKAAFHVGDVNYAPHLGQGPNVNNRSLGIEIVNTQDVQNYKDPYSDWQVEATAQIITYAWSKYPNLKHVISHAKLDPNRRSDPGTNFPWSKLENLVLSHTAVAQRNPLVFAAYAGAPRADYAGNCCGP; from the coding sequence ATGGACCCCAAGAGTTTTCATTTCATCCTTCCAGCGGACAAGCGCCCTTCGTTCAGCCCGCTGAACGAGGAGGTACACCCCGACTTCGGTTGGCTGACCGCGAATCGCGCACGGTCGCGCGGCGCCGACGTCTTCGCGGTGATCGATACGATCGTGATTCACGCCACGGCGGGTTATGCCACCCAGCACGCGATTGACACATGGAAGGATAGAAAGGCAAGCGCCCACTGGATCGTCCCGGATGAAGACGAGCCCCAGCACGGCCACTTCGTCTGGTCCGTGGTCGCTGAAGCCAAGGCGGCATTCCATGTCGGGGACGTCAACTACGCGCCGCATCTGGGCCAGGGTCCGAACGTCAATAACCGCAGCCTGGGAATCGAGATCGTCAACACCCAGGATGTCCAGAATTACAAGGACCCCTATTCGGATTGGCAGGTTGAAGCGACGGCACAGATCATTACCTATGCCTGGAGCAAGTATCCGAACCTGAAGCATGTCATTTCGCATGCCAAGCTGGACCCGAATCGCCGGTCGGACCCCGGAACCAATTTTCCCTGGTCCAAGCTGGAGAATCTGGTGCTGTCCCATACTGCGGTGGCACAACGGAATCCGCTGGTGTTTGCCGCCTATGCCGGCGCGCCGCGGGCCGATTACGCGGGGAACTGCTGCGGACCGTGA
- a CDS encoding efflux RND transporter periplasmic adaptor subunit — MSLPPSTGPDFPRKRLILTAALALAALIALAFWYAGSKGSPAARPPEYGQIPVAVAVAAASAGPLQRDLHALGTITPLAQVTLRSQVDGELLKLHFTEGQAVARGQLLAEIDARPYLAALAAAEGELARTQALLENAEADLQRYRKLARQEAVSGQQLDTAEAQVRAYAAQRLRNQAQVADARRLLDHTRIVAPHDGRIGLRRIDAGNHVRAADADGLTTLVQTRPISALFSISETRLDILRQAQARDAALRVQAWDADDRRLLAEGTLEALDNRIQAASGTVRLRARFANADESLFPNQFVNIRLAVVQQDNVISIPTAAVQYGAEGAFVFVIGEDTRATRRVLELGPANAGRIVVQAGLAAGERVVVEGVDRLHDGRDVQIVEPPRS, encoded by the coding sequence ATGTCCCTGCCCCCTTCCACGGGCCCTGATTTCCCACGCAAACGCCTGATCCTGACCGCCGCGCTGGCATTGGCGGCCTTGATCGCTTTGGCGTTCTGGTATGCCGGATCCAAGGGGTCCCCCGCCGCGCGCCCGCCCGAATATGGGCAGATTCCGGTAGCCGTCGCGGTTGCAGCCGCCAGCGCCGGTCCGCTGCAGCGCGACCTGCATGCGCTCGGCACCATTACGCCGCTGGCGCAGGTCACCCTGCGCAGCCAGGTCGATGGGGAACTGCTGAAGCTGCATTTCACCGAAGGCCAGGCCGTCGCGCGCGGCCAGCTGTTGGCCGAGATCGATGCGCGCCCCTATCTTGCGGCGCTGGCCGCGGCCGAAGGCGAACTGGCGCGCACCCAGGCGCTGCTGGAGAACGCCGAGGCCGATCTGCAGCGCTACCGCAAGCTGGCGCGCCAGGAAGCGGTGTCGGGCCAGCAGCTGGATACCGCCGAAGCCCAGGTGCGCGCCTATGCGGCCCAGCGGCTGCGCAACCAGGCCCAGGTGGCCGATGCCCGGCGCCTGCTGGACCACACGCGCATCGTCGCGCCCCACGACGGCCGTATCGGGCTGCGCCGCATCGACGCCGGCAACCACGTGCGCGCCGCCGACGCCGACGGCCTGACCACCCTGGTGCAGACCCGGCCGATCTCGGCGCTCTTCAGCATTTCCGAAACGCGCCTGGACATCTTGCGCCAGGCCCAGGCGCGCGACGCCGCGCTGCGGGTCCAGGCCTGGGACGCGGACGACCGCCGCCTGCTGGCCGAAGGCACTTTGGAGGCGCTGGACAACCGCATCCAGGCCGCCAGCGGCACCGTCCGCCTGCGTGCGCGCTTTGCCAATGCCGACGAATCGCTGTTCCCGAATCAGTTCGTCAACATCCGGCTGGCGGTGGTGCAGCAGGACAACGTCATTTCCATACCCACGGCCGCGGTGCAGTACGGCGCCGAAGGCGCCTTCGTGTTCGTGATCGGCGAGGACACGCGCGCCACCCGCCGCGTGCTGGAGCTGGGCCCCGCCAACGCCGGCCGCATCGTGGTGCAGGCCGGCCTGGCCGCAGGCGAACGCGTCGTGGTCGAAGGCGTCGACCGCCTGCACGACGGCCGTGACGTACAGATTGTCGAACCGCCGAGATCATGA